Within Candidatus Thiopontia autotrophica, the genomic segment TGATGCCGCGAATTTATCTCAGTATTGGCAGCAATATTGACCGTGAGCAGAGCGTATCGAGGGCGGTTGAGCAGTTGAGAGAGGATTTTGGAGGGCTGACAGTATCAACAGTCTATGAGAGTGAGGCTGTGGGTTTTGATGGTGATGCCTTCTACAATCTGGTGGTCGGCTTTGACTCAGAGATGGGGCTAAACGAGATTCAGCAACAGCTACGAACAATTGAGACAGAGAATGGAAGAGAGCGTGGTGCAGAGAAATTCAATCCGCGCACCCTGGATCTGGATCTGCTTCTCTACGGAGATCTGGATCTACAGGACCGGGGGGTAGATATTCCACGTGCAGAGATATTCCGTTATGCGTTTGTGCTAAGACCGCTGTCCGAGATTGCGGGCAATGAGCGTCATCCACAGACTGGAGAACAGTACAGCACCATATGGGATGGGTTCGATCACTCCAGCCAGCCTCTTTGGCCCGCACCGCTACAGTTTTAANNNNNNNNNNNNNNNNNNNNNNNNNNNNNNNNNNNNNNNNNNNNNNNNNNNNNNNNNNNNNNNNNNNNNNNNNNNNNNNNNNNNNNNNNNNNNNNNNNNNNNNNNNNNNNNNNNNNNNNNNNNNTTTAATCAGTTACTGAGAGTTCGGCCGCCATCTACACTGATGATCTGGCCAGTTATGTAGTTGGCGCTGCCGATCAGGAACAGGATGGTTTGAGCAATATCGTCAGGCTCTCCAGATCGTTTGAGCGCAGTTCTGGATATGATCTCCGCACGTGTATCGTCATCCAGGCCAGACTCAGGCCAAAGTATGGCTCCAGGTGCAACCCCATTAACCCGGATCTCTGGCCCTAGTTCACGCGCCATACTTTTTGTAAGCATGGTTATGCCGGCTTTCGCAATGCTGTATAGGGTATGTTCCTTGAGCGGGCGCTCAGCATGAATATCAACGATATTGATAATAGTTCCATGAACTCTTTTCAGTTCGGGGGCTGCCGCCTGCGAGAGAAATAGTGGCGCCTTAAGGTTGGTTCCAATCAGATCATCCCAGCCATCCTCATCCATTGAGCCGACTGGAGTAGGATAGAAGGTTGATGCATTATTGATCAGTACATCAAGCCTTCCCCAGTAGCCGGCTGCCTGCTGGATAATAGAGTCAAACCCTGAGATTTGGTGAAGGTCGGCCTGAATTAGCTCTACAGAGTCAGGACGATTTTGTTGCAGTTCATCTTGTAGCGCAACAGCATCTGTTGCAGAGTTGCGATAGTGAAGCACAATATTCATGCCCGACTTGTGCAGTAGGCGCACAGTTGCGGCGCCAATTCTATGGGCTGCACCTGTGATCAATACGACCTTGCCCTGGTAACTGTTGGTATCATTGCCCACAAATATGGCCCCACAAATGAAAAAATTAATTGTAACAGATGACTAACACCTTCCTTGCGCCAACCCAAGAGATGGAGAGTATATCCAGGCAGCTACAGGCCAGTATGGTTGAGTCGATTCAGCAGGCAGGGGGCTGGATGCCATTCGACCAGTGGATGTCTCAGGCGTTATATACCCCGGGGCTTGGTTATTACAGCAACCTTCATGGTCTGGGGCTCTCTGGTGACTTTATAACTGCGCCAGAGATTTCGCCACTATTCTCAAGGGTGATTGCAAAACAGATCATGTCAGTGCTGTCGGATATGGAGTCTCCAGAGATACTTGAGTTTGGCGCAGGCTCCGGGGCAATGGCAGCAGAGATAATGGCAGAGCTTGAGAGGCAAGGGCAGCTTCCAGACAGTTACAACATTCTTGAGGTGAGTGCAGGGCTGAAAGTAAGGCAGAGAGAGCTGCTTGGCGAACGTATTCCTCATCTAGTCGACCGTATCAATTGGCTGGACACCATGCCGGAAACACATTTTCAGGGAGTGGTTGTTGCCAATGAGGTGATGGACGCCATCCCTGTAGAGCGTTTTGTTGTTCGTAGAGGTACGGCTATCGCACTAGGGGTTTCCATTGATGAAAATGGTATTCTGGTTATGAGAGAGCACCCTGATGGTATGGCGGTTGAACTGCCGGCAGAAATCGATATGGAGAGCATGGATGATGGATATATGTCCGAGGTGAGACCAGGGCTTTCACCATGGATCGCCTCGATTTCGGATCAGTTGCAGAGGGGGATAGTTCTGCTGATTGATTATGGCTACTCACGTACCGAGTATTATCGCCCAGAACGCAACAGTGGTACTTTAAGCTGCTTCTACCGGCACCATAGACATGAGGATGCCCTTGCTCTACCAGGACTTCAGGATATAACGGCGCATATTGATTTTACTGCTGTCGCCGAGGCGGCAGATGAGTCTGGACTGGATGTTGCCGGTTACACAACACAGGCATATTTTCTGCTGGCTGGAGGGATTGCAAAGATGGCAGAAGATGAGAATCTGGATGATATACAGGCCCGTATTGAGACATCACGGGCAATTCAGCAGCTCACAATGCCGGCACAGATGGGTGAGGTGGTAAAAGTGATGGCCTTGACCAGAGGTGTCAAATTACCAGATACATTTACTATCCACGACCAGCTTCACACACTGTAGTAGAGTAGATAGCATGGATCTTATTCAGATTGTTCTCTTATCACTAGTGCAGGGGCTGACAGAATTTCTCCCCATCTCCAGCTCGGCACACCTTATTCTGGTTCCGGTTCTGACTGGTTGGCAGGATCAAGGGCTGGCCTTTGATGTCGCTGTACATATCGGCACACTATTGGCAGTGGTCAGCTACTTTCGCTCTGAACTGATAAAAATGGTTTCAGAGTGGGGCGGCTCACTGGTTGGTCGAGGGGTGACGGCTGATGCGAAACTGGCATGGGCAGTTGGGCTGGGAACAATTCCTGTTGGGCTGGCAGGCCTTGTATTTAAGGATCATATTGAGCTATACCTACGGTCTCCGCTGGTTATTGCCACCACCACCATACTCTTCGGGCTGCTGCTCTGGTGGGCCGATTACAGAGGAAAGCGACAGAGTGATGAGCACCAAATGGGGTGGCAGACAGTTTTGGTGGTTGCACTATCACAGATATTTGCCCTGATCCCGGGAACCTCCCGGTCAGGCGTCACCATGACAGCAGCACTAGCTATGGGGATGACAAGACAGGGTGCAGCCAGATTCTCTTTCCTGCTCTCTGTTCCAGTAATCTTGTTGGCTGGGGGACTGGAGGTGGTGGAGTTGATCCAGCAGGGGGATGGTGTTAACTGGGCCACACTGTTGCTGGGAACGGCACTATCTGCAATAAGTGCATACCTCTGTATACACTACTTTCTGAGACTATTGGACCGTATAGGGATGGCCCCATTTGTGCTCTATCGCATGATTTTGGGCGGACTGTTGCTGCTGTTATATCTGTAAGCTATAGAATGTTTAATGGCGCAAAATTTACTCTACCAACACAGGGCGCTTCAATGATCTACGTTGTAGTGCAGTTTGCCTGTATCATCTATTTAGTCATTAACGCACAGTTGACCAATTTTGATCTACCTGTTTATATCCTGATGGCGCTTTCTGCAGTTATTGGCGGTATGGCTATCATCAATATGAGGCTTGATAATCTCAATATTGTACCCACCCTAAAACAGAGGCATCAATTAATCACTACAGGCATCTATGCCTACATCAGGCACCCAATGTACAGCAGTGTGCTGCTCTTCTGTTTAGCGCTGACCCTAAGCAACATCCATCTGTATGCGCTGCTTGTTATGTTGGTGCTACTGATTGATTTAATTATGAAATCAAATTTTGAAGAAAAACTCCTGGCCGAGCGTTTTGAGCAGTATAAAAACTATAAAACAGACACAGGAAGGTTTTTGCCCTTCAAAAGGTATTAGAAAGAACGAATTGGATAAGGCCTCTTATTCAGCAGTCGAAAAGCATTCGCTATGGCGGGACAGCACCCCTCTTACCACAACTTGAGGAGGTGGTAGCGTCTGCCTTTACAGCCTGAGCACGTCTTTTCTGTAGCTCATTGCTGATCTCTTGCCCTCTGAACCCATCAGCA encodes:
- a CDS encoding SAM-dependent methyltransferase, which codes for MTNTFLAPTQEMESISRQLQASMVESIQQAGGWMPFDQWMSQALYTPGLGYYSNLHGLGLSGDFITAPEISPLFSRVIAKQIMSVLSDMESPEILEFGAGSGAMAAEIMAELERQGQLPDSYNILEVSAGLKVRQRELLGERIPHLVDRINWLDTMPETHFQGVVVANEVMDAIPVERFVVRRGTAIALGVSIDENGILVMREHPDGMAVELPAEIDMESMDDGYMSEVRPGLSPWIASISDQLQRGIVLLIDYGYSRTEYYRPERNSGTLSCFYRHHRHEDALALPGLQDITAHIDFTAVAEAADESGLDVAGYTTQAYFLLAGGIAKMAEDENLDDIQARIETSRAIQQLTMPAQMGEVVKVMALTRGVKLPDTFTIHDQLHTL
- a CDS encoding isoprenylcysteine carboxylmethyltransferase family protein, with protein sequence MFNGAKFTLPTQGASMIYVVVQFACIIYLVINAQLTNFDLPVYILMALSAVIGGMAIINMRLDNLNIVPTLKQRHQLITTGIYAYIRHPMYSSVLLFCLALTLSNIHLYALLVMLVLLIDLIMKSNFEEKLLAERFEQYKNYKTDTGRFLPFKRY
- a CDS encoding pteridine reductase; translation: MGNDTNSYQGKVVLITGAAHRIGAATVRLLHKSGMNIVLHYRNSATDAVALQDELQQNRPDSVELIQADLHQISGFDSIIQQAAGYWGRLDVLINNASTFYPTPVGSMDEDGWDDLIGTNLKAPLFLSQAAAPELKRVHGTIINIVDIHAERPLKEHTLYSIAKAGITMLTKSMARELGPEIRVNGVAPGAILWPESGLDDDTRAEIISRTALKRSGEPDDIAQTILFLIGSANYITGQIISVDGGRTLSN
- the folK gene encoding 2-amino-4-hydroxy-6-hydroxymethyldihydropteridine diphosphokinase → MPRIYLSIGSNIDREQSVSRAVEQLREDFGGLTVSTVYESEAVGFDGDAFYNLVVGFDSEMGLNEIQQQLRTIETENGRERGAEKFNPRTLDLDLLLYGDLDLQDRGVDIPRAEIFRYAFVLRPLSEIAGNERHPQTGEQYSTIWDGFDHSSQPLWPAPLQF
- a CDS encoding undecaprenyl-diphosphate phosphatase, whose protein sequence is MDLIQIVLLSLVQGLTEFLPISSSAHLILVPVLTGWQDQGLAFDVAVHIGTLLAVVSYFRSELIKMVSEWGGSLVGRGVTADAKLAWAVGLGTIPVGLAGLVFKDHIELYLRSPLVIATTTILFGLLLWWADYRGKRQSDEHQMGWQTVLVVALSQIFALIPGTSRSGVTMTAALAMGMTRQGAARFSFLLSVPVILLAGGLEVVELIQQGDGVNWATLLLGTALSAISAYLCIHYFLRLLDRIGMAPFVLYRMILGGLLLLLYL